A single Diachasmimorpha longicaudata isolate KC_UGA_2023 chromosome 10, iyDiaLong2, whole genome shotgun sequence DNA region contains:
- the LOC135167024 gene encoding papilin isoform X3: MTTRSYTWSLLVLLLSLTLCQLLEVSGRHNHLKFRHLRHRRQHGDGYVPSSFVADNEDPEEGLWGPWSAPTSCSRTCGGGVAHQARRCLDVDDNGYDRCTGAKRRFFSCNIQPCSNTTDFRAEQCAEFNTVPFEDVFYDWIPYTGGPNKCELNCMPRGERFFYRHKLTVIDGTPCDAEKNDVCVEGKCLPVGCDMMLGSNAREDACRECGGDGSDCNTVSGLFDTDDLQNGYVDILLIPEGATNIVVKEISPSNNYLAIRNTSGYYYLNGNWRIDFPRSLRFAGTIFHYARDPQGFSAPDTITTQGPTTEAIYIVVLYQDHNVGVQYEYSIPKKFSPQGDPDSYTWTADEFSECSASCGGGYQSRLVNCVRRRDNEPVDNNLCDPQLEPVDTQSCNEVPCPPEWISSEWGPCSKHCGESGERHREIRCQQIVVGGIPAIIDDSTCTEKVGAKGETTQACNRNVTCPQWHLGPWKPCDHLCGEGKQTRKVTCYYKNEGGKIQVLEDSACEGEVPEKEKPCELRPCAGLDWVTSEWSGCDGKCGLTQETRTAHCATQDGTVYPDEKCDSAKKPELTRQCEHSKGCDYQWYAAQWSECSAKCGTGVQTRKVFCATFEDDLTLSKVEDEKCVKEDRYNDTKECTAEVTECKGEWFAGPWSECSKPCGVGDRTRKVICMKDEMLVPVSNCDSDSIMFGSEECNKQPCDEDQVIPVEVDKPTPPTDEEDDCLVYEDEEFVTASVDLGEGDEGTGSTPSDVSGETDSTAFTDLMMSDSTRGDISPTDDGSGYSSGWGSGDGEFTFRSIYTDLPTSTNDVSSLEGSGATDEKSSEMDTDVTEAIGASESEGTDKFSESNEIPESTEPSTRDESEPTEGSVQSSGSSNASGASEETTEVSGGSDTSSSQGSTESSDTTEATTQETETSGSSDASSEPSSVDSKSSEDTTIESTTSSDISETTTGSSEASSDETTGSSSSSISSDSSSSSSSDSSSSSSSDSSSSSSSSSSSSSSSSETTETSQSTETTETVTTEPTETTSSSETDTTESTVSAVTESSFESTTDMTTTDISASSSSESITTSSEMSTDDSTTDETDLPFTIASVKGEYDPDKAGSSGDTDKTDETPETTVSSSEVTTDTSESTSISSTDSDSSTMSASGETTESSMLTEYTETTGASETTELATGTTESSETTTSAETTELSTQTSDVTDTTESSAVTTDSETSDGSTVSGETTESGLTTESGLTTESGLTTESGLTTESGLTTESGLTTESGPTTESGPTTESGETTVSLLSTEMTTEEEETDLTEKSSVLDLFTTINPLDVAISKEQKMRKCKIRRKKTCTSSTFGCCYDGITPAKGPFGKGCPTPETCKDTKYGCCPDGVSVATGPKNEDCPSQHCNETLFGCCKDGITPAEGNDFEGCKKPCNETEFGCCPDKETPAFGKNNLGCCNVTEHGCCPDGIKAATGANNEGCDEEEVTEESGWTDVSGVWETTTLAMQEDCANSTYGCCPDGRTPAAGINFDGCGVINNDNCTLSYFGCCPDNVTAALGDDEEGCYGRCDASPHGCCPDKITPAHGPNGEGCCLLSPYGCCPDNIVPARGPNLYGCGCEYSRFGCCPDNTTAARGSHNEGCGCQYTPNGCCPNQFTPATGADFEGCPCYTYQFGCCPDGVTIAKGPHSQGCGCENTEFKCCSDDRTPAKGPNFAGCTCDASKFGCCPDGIDEAQGENFEGCRTIPAVPGAACDLDKDKGTCRDFTVKWFFDTKYGGCSRFWYGGCEGNDNRFATQEECKDVCVSPKGKDVCTLPKSAGPCQGYHPMWYYDVERKQCGQFIYGGCLGNANKFETREECEGLCVVRDDADPCQLEQDSGPCQGNFTKWYFNKELQACEQFHYGGCKGNNNNFPTQIACQQQCLQPGQSRDSCSLPRAEGTCREKQSRWFFDQSENRCMPFYYTGCSGNRNNFESRDACEKDCPPKIEQDICLLPALLGECHNYTQRWYFDSYAKRCRKFYYGGCGGNENNFVNEDDCMNRCESPSATPPPQPREFSPALCFLPDERGPCGNNQTKWFYDSRDGICKQFVYGGCASNGNKFDSREECEYRCRDVQDVCSMQKVIGPCSGSVIQYYYERTTDTCEEFEYSGCEGNRNRFQDRASCESKCQRRPKQPRPTEAPPVEVVPSSPICMAPADAGSCHDDITAYFYDAQSRRCQAFIYGGCEGNANRFQTEEQCERLCGRFQGQDMCNQSADPGPCRGSFPKFYYDPSARACREFFYGGCDGNANRFSTQPECESVCIHREEPAPAGNDTALSHLASNEIDVGNKNQTKEPCMEAREECAQMRCPYGKEEFVDDQDCGRCRCVDPCRIVICPNDTRCSIILAASLDGGTEYRGQCRSTTKLGRCPVVSNSTRCEQECRDDADCPDEKKCCNNGCGTSCLEPYQEPPEPTPAPYVTIPPYGGEPAVIQRPEEPQVSGEEGGMVVMRCIATGSPKPIITWKKDAQIIQAAEERKVILPDGSLRITNLYTTDSGVYICIADNGLAPPVRIEYRLDITEPHEHSSTIFGEENTHVTVVMNSPTTLYCYAMGWPRPIVTWWHGDRMLPLYSEDYEQKSEYSLLIRSVTITHLGVYTCQAFNGIERPASWSVTLQAIGPVYNIKPEHMEFVKYLVQPPRAPPTDRPQYPYRPARTQAPDYNLTYAPLDPNVKPPYVPPVNPLTESPPSRFKVPVAVNVSASGSEFPVGSEISIGCAVDGYPIPRVLWFKNDDLIRTDGRVTISEANRLTITNAGYNDTGRYRCEAANEYSSDSAELDINVAGIYIHPDCRDNSFFAKCDLIVRAKYCQHQYYAIFCCRSCTEAGQLPPTGPHLSKLTRRRRSAKRIF, encoded by the exons tgacaaTGGATATGATCGATGTACAGGTGCCAAACGCCGGTTTTTCTCGTGCAATATTCAA CCATGCTCCAATACGACAGACTTCCGTGCTGAACAGTGTGCCGAATTCAACACAGTACCATTCGAGGATGTATTTTACGA CTGGATTCCATATACCGGTGGTCCAAACAAGTGTGAGCTCAACTGTATGCCAAGGGGTGAGCGCTTCTTTTACAGGCATAAACTCACTGTGATCGATGGTACACCCTGCGatgctgaaaaaaatgatgtttGTGTTGAGGGAAAATGCTTG CCAGTCGGATGTGACATGATGTTAGGAAGTAACGCTCGCGAGGATGCCTGCAGAGAGTGCGGTGGTGACGGTTCTGACTGCAACACCGTAAGCGGTCTCTTCGACACGGACGACCTACAAAACG GTTACGTCGACATTCTCTTGATTCCCGAGGGTGCCACAAATATCGTCGTGAAGGAAATATCACCCTCGAATAACTACCTCG CCATTCGTAACACGTCCGGTTATTATTACCTTAATGGCAATTGGAGAATTGATTTTCCAAGGAGTTTGAGGTTCGCTGGAACTATATTCCATTACGCTAGAGATCCACAGGGTTTCTCAGCGCCGGACACTATCACTACCCAGGGACCTACAACGGAGGCAATTTATATAGTC gTTCTCTATCAAGATCATAATGTTGGGGTACAATATGAGTACAGCATTCCGAAGAAATTTTCACCTCAAGGGGATCCGGACAGTTATACGTGGACTGCTGACGAATTCTCGGAGTGCAGTGCTAGTTGCGGCGGTG gcTATCAATCAAGACTCGTGAACTGCGTCCGTCGTCGTGACAACGAGCCAGTAGACAACAACCTCTGTGATCCCCAATTGGAGCCCGTTGATACTCAATCCTGCAATGAGGTACCTTGTCCACCTGAGTGGATCTCAAGCGAATGGGGACCCTGCAGTAAACATTGTGGTGAGAGTGGTGAGCGTCATAGGGAAATCAGATGCCAGCAGATCGTTGTCGGTGGCATTCCAGCCATCATCGACGATTCAACTTGCACCGAGAAAGTCGGTGCAAAGGGTGAGACCACCCAGGCCTGCAACAGGAATGTCACGTGTCCCCAGTGGCACTTGGGCCCTTGGAAACCG tgCGATCATTTGTGCGGAGAAGGCAAGCAAACGCGTAAAGTTACTTGTTACTACAAGAATGAAGGGGGGAAAATCCAAGTTCTGGAGGATTCAGCTTGCGAGGGAGAGGTACCAGAGAAAGAGAAACCGTGTGAATTACGTCCCTGCGCTGGACTCGATTGGGTCACATCAGAATGGAGTGGT TGCGATGGAAAATGCGGTCTAACCCAAGAAACGCGTACAGCCCATTGTGCAACTCAAGACGGCACCGTCTATCCCGATGAAAAATGCGATTCTGCAAAGAAACCCGAATTGACACGTCAGTGCGAGCATTCAAAAGGCTGTGACTATCAGTGGTACGCGGCTCAGTGGAGCGAGTGCTCAGCGAAATGTGGCACAGGCGTTCAAACCCGAAAGGTTTTCTGTGCAACATTTGAAGACGATTTGACACTGAGCAAAGTGGAAGATGAAAAATGCGTGAAAGAGGATCGCTACAATGACACTAAAGAATGTACAGCAGAGGTGACGGAATGCAAGGGTGAATGGTTCGCTGGACCGTGGAGTGAGTGTTCGAAGCCTTGTGGGGTTGGTGATCGTACGCGCAAGGTCATCTGTATGAAAGATGAAATGTTAGTACCAGTGTCCAACTGTGATTCGGATTCGATAATGTTTGGTAGCGAAGAGTGTAATAAGCAGCCGTGCGATGAAGACCAGGTCATCCCTGTGGAAGTTGACAAACCAACACCTCCCACTGACGAAGAGGACGATTGTTTGGTATACGAGGACGAAGAGTTTGTCACGGCGTCAGTAGATCTGGGAGAAGGGGATGAGGGTACAGGGTCAACACCGTCCGACGTTTCTGGGGAGACAGATAGTACTGCCTTCACTGATCTCATGATGAGTGATAGCACACGCGGAGATATCTCACCGACTGACGACGGAAGCGGTTACAGCAGTGGTTGGGGAAGTGGTGACGGAGAATTTACGTTTAGATCGATTTACACTGATCTGCCAACTTCAACTAATGATGTTTCGTCTCTAGAGGGAAGTGGAGCAACGGATGAAAAGTCCAGTGAGATGGATACAGATGTGACAGAGGCAATTGGGGCATCCGAAAGTGAAGGAACTGATAAATTTTCGGAATCTAACGAGATTCCTGAGAGCACTGAGCCGTCAACGAGGGACGAATCAGAACCAACTGAGGGGTCTGTTCAGTCATCGGGAAGTTCGAATGCTTCTGGAGCTTCAGAGGAAACAACAGAGGTGTCAGGTGGAAGTGATACTTCTTCGTCTCAGGGTAGCACAGAGTCTTCGGACACTACTGAAGCGACGACTCAGGAAACTGAGACGTCAGGATCATCTGACGCGTCATCTGAACCTTCGTCTGTTGATTCTAAATCTAGTGAAGATACTACAATTGAATCTACCACCAGTTCTGACATTTCTGAGACTACAACAGGTTCTTCTGAAGCCAGCAGCGATGAAACCACTGGATCGTCATCCTCTTCCATTTCTTCAGATTCTTCTTCATCATCTTCTTCAGATTCTTCTTCATCATCTTCTTCAGATTcctcttcatcatcatcatcttcttcttcttcttcttcttcgtctTCAGAAACTACAGAAACTTCACAATCTACTGAGACAACAGAAACAGTCACCACTGAACCAACCGAAACTACATCCTCTTCAGAAACTGATACAACTGAGTCTACGGTATCCGCAGTTACAGAATCAAGCTTTGAATCTACAACAGACATGACTACAACAGACATCAGCGCATCAAGTTCATCGGAGAGTATCACAACCTCTTCAGAAATGTCTACGGATGATTCCACCACCGATGAAACTGACCTGCCATTTACAATTGCCAGTGTAAAAGGAGAGTACGATCCTGATAAAGCTGGCAGTAGTGGTGACACTGACAAAACCGATGAAACGCCTGAGACTACAGTGTCGTCTTCAGAAGTTACTACTGACACATCAGAATCAACGTCAATATCTTCTACTGATTCTGACTCATCAACTATGTCCGCAAGTGGAGAGACTACAGAGTCGTCGATGTTGACAGAATATACCGAAACGACTGGTGCGTCTGAAACCACTGAACTCGCTACTGGAACAACAGAGAGTAGTGAAACAACAACGTCAGCTGAGACCACCGAGTTATCAACCCAAACTTCTGATGTTACCGATACAACGGAATCTAGTGCCGTGACAACAGACAGTGAAACGTCAGATGGATCTACAGTATCTGGTGAAACAACAGAATCCGGTCTCACAACAGAATCTGGTTTGACAACAGAGTCTGGTCTCACAACCGAATCTGGTCTGACAACAGAGTCTGGTCTCACAACAGAGTCTGGCCTGACAACAGAATCTGGTCCAACAACAGAATCTGGTCCAACAACAGAATCAGGAGAAACAACTGTGTCATTGTTGAGTACAGAGATGACAACCGAAGAAGAAGAAACAGATCTTACCGAGAAATCTTCAGTTCTCGATCTATTTACAACCATTAATCCCCTAGATGTAGCAATTTCAAAGGAGCAAAAAATGCGCAAATGCAAAATACGAAGGAAGAAGACCTGCACGTCATCAACCTTTGGCTGCTGCTACGACGGCATTACCCCGGCGAAAGGACCATTCGGAAAGGGCTGTCCAACTCCTGAAACATGTAAAGATACCAAATATGGTTGTTGCCCTGATGGTGTCTCAGTTGCTACTGGACCAAAGAATGAGGATTGTCCATCTCAGCACTGCAATGAGACCCTCTTCGGCTGTTGCAAAGACGGCATTACACCAGCTGAAGGCAATGACTTTGAGGGCTGCAAGAAGCCCTGTAACGAGACTGAATTTGGCTGTTGTCCGGATAAAGAGACACCAGCATTTGGAAAGAATAATCTCGGTTGTTGCAACGTTACTGAGCACGGCTGTTGTCCAGACGGAATCAAAGCGGCGACAGGTGCCAATAACGAGGGCTGCGACGAGGAGGAAGTCACTGAAGAGAGTGGATGGACTGATGTCTCAGGAGTTTGGGAAACAACTACCCTGGCGATGCAAGAAGATTGCGCAAATTCCACTTATGGATGTTGTCCTGATGGCCGCACACCAGCAGCAGGTATCAATTTCGACGGTTGCGGAGTCATCAACAATGATAACTGCACATTATCTTACTTTGGCTGCTGTCCAGACAACGTCACAGCAGCTCTCGGTGATGATGAGGAAGGATGTTATGGACGTTGTGACGCCTCTCCGCATGGCTGCTGTCCAGACAAAATCACTCCAGCTCATGGACCTAATGGAGAAGGTTGTTGTCTCCTGTCACCCTATGGCTGTTGTCCAGACAACATCGTACCAGCTCGAGGACCCAATCTCTATGGATGTGGCTGTGAGTACAGCCGATTCGGTTGTTGTCCAGACAATACAACAGCTGCTAGAGGATCTCATAATGAAGGATGTGGCTGTCAGTACACACCAAATGGCTGTTGTCCGAATCAATTCACTCCTGCGACTGGCGCTGACTTTGAGGGATGTCCTTGCTACACTTATCAGTTCGGCTGTTGTCCAGATGGTGTCACGATCGCAAAGGGACCACACAGCCAGGGCTGCGGATGTGAAAATACCGAGTTCAAGTGCTGCTCAGACGATCGAACACCTGCCAAGGGACCCAACTTTGCTGGCTGTACCTGTGACGCTTCGAAATTCGGATGTTGTCCGGATGGTATTGACGAAGCACAGGGTGAGAACTTTGAAGGCTGCAGAACTATTCCTGCTGTACCTGGGGCTGCTTGCGATCTTGATAAGGACAAAGGGACCTGCAGGGACTTCACAGTTAAATGGTTCTTCGATACCAAATACGGAGGTTGCTCCAGATTTTGGTATGGAGGATGCGAGGGTAATGATAATCGTTTTGCAACGCAGGAGGAGTGCAAGGATGTGTGTGTCTCACCTAAGGGTAAGGACGTCTGCACTCTGCCGAAGAGCGCTGGGCCTTGTCAAGGGTATCATCCTATGTGGTACTATGATGTTGAGAGGAAACAATGTGGACAGTTTATTTATGGAGGTTGTCTCGGGAATGCCAATAAATTTGAAACCAGGGAGGAGTGCGAGGGTCTTTGTGTCGTTCGTGATGATGCTGATCCTTGCCAACTGGAGCAGGATAGTGGGCCGTGTCAAGGTAATTTCACCAAGTGGTACTTCAATAAGGAATTGCAAGCCTGCGAGCAGTTCCACTACGGCGGCTGCAAGGGAAATAACAACAACTTCCCCACCCAGATTGCTTGTCAACAACAATGTTTACAGCCTGGTCAAAGTCgag ATTCATGCTCGTTACCACGGGCCGAGGGTACCTGCAGAGAaaaacaatcgagatggttctTTGATCAGTCGGAGAACAGATGCATGCCATTTTATTACACGGGATGCAGTGGCAATAGAAATAACTTTGAATCTAGAGACGCATGTGAGAAAGATTGTCCACCAAAGATTG agCAAGATATTTGTCTCCTTCCTGCGTTACTCGGTGAGTGCCACAATTATACTCAACGCTGGTACTTTGATTCGTACGCGAAACGCTGCAGAAAGTTCTACTACGGTGGGTGCGGTggaaatgagaataatttcgTTAATGAGGATGATTGCATGAATCGTTGTGAATCACCCAGTGCAACTCCACCTCCACAGCCTCGGGAGTTTTCACCGG CTCTGTGTTTCCTCCCTGACGAACGAGGTCCCTGCGGCAATAATCAAACGAAATGGTTCTACGATAGTAGAGATGGAATCTGTAAACAATTTGTCTACGGTGGATGTGCAAGCAATGGGAATAAATTCGATTCGAGAGAGGAGTGCGAGTATCGTTGTAGAGATGTGCAAG ATGTCTGCAGTATGCAGAAGGTCATTGGCCCCTGTAGTGGCTCCGTCATTCAATATTACTATGAAAGGACTACAGACACTTGTGAAGAATTTGAATACAGCGGTTGTGAGGGCAACAGAAACCGCTTCCAGGATCGCGCCAGTTGCGAGAGCAAATGTCAGCGAAGACCTAAACAACCGAGGCCGACAGAAGCACCTCCAGTGGAGGTCGTTCCGAGCAGTCCAATTTGCATGGCTCCTGCAGATGCTGGTTCTTGTCATGATGATATCACTGCTTACTTCTATGATGCTCAGTCGAGAAGATGTCAGGCATTTATTTATGGCGGGTGCGAGGGCAATGCCAACCGATTCCAAACGGAGGAACAGTGCGAACGTCTTTGTGGACGATTCCAAGGCCAAG ATATGTGCAACCAATCCGCTGATCCTGGTCCTTGTCGAGGCTCCTTCCCCAAGTTCTACTACGATCCAAGTGCACGTGCGTGTCGTGAATTCTTCTACGGAGGCTGTGATGGTAATGCCAACAGGTTCAGCACACAACCAGAGTGTGAATCTGTTTGTATTCACCGCGAAGAGCCTGCTCCCGCCGGAAATGACACTGCCCTTTCCCACCTCG CGAGCAACGAAATAGACGTAGGAAATAAGAATCAAACGAAGGAACCGTGCATGGAAGCCAGGGAAGAGTGCGCCCAAATGCGTTGTCCCTATGGAAAAGAAGAATTTGTTGACGATCAGGACTGCGGAAGATGCAGATGCGTCGATCCATGCAGAATCGTTATCTGTCCCAATGACACTAGGTGCTCGATTATATTGGCAGCCTCTCTGGATGGTGGCACCGAGTACAGAGGCCAATGTCGATCAACAACAAAGTTAGGACGCTGTCCAGTGGTCTCCAACAGCACTAGGTGTGAACAAGAGTGTCGTGATGATGCAGACTGCcctgatgagaaaaaatgctGCAATAATGGCTGTGGAACCTCGTGCTTGGAACCATATCAGGAACCACCTGAACCAACACCTGCACCTTATGTCACTATTCCACCGTATGGTGGAGAACCAGCCGTTATTCAAAGACCAGAGGAGCCTCAGGTTTCGGGGGAGGAAGGAGGTATGGTTGTGATGAGATGTATTGCCACTGGAAGCCCTAAGCCCATCATTACCTGGAAGAAGGACGCACAAATT ATTCAAGCAGCTGAAGAGAGAAAAGTCATTCTTCCGGATGGCTCTCTCCGCATCACAAATCTTTACACCACGGATAGTGGCGTCTACATTTGCATCGCTGACAATGGTCTTGCACCGCCAGTAAGAATCGAGTACAGACTAGACATCACGG AGCCTCACGAACACTCGTCAACAATATTCGGCGAGGAAAATACTCACGTAACAGTCGTAATGAATTCCCCAACGACTTTGTACTGTTATGCAATGGGCTGGCCAAGGCCCATTGTCACCTGGTGGCATGGAGACAGAATGTTGCCACTATACTCTGAAGATTATGAACAAAAATCTGAATATTCACTCCTCATTCGATCCGTCACTATCACCCATCTCGGAGTCTACACCTGTCAGGCATTCAATGGCATTGAACGTCCAGCATCTTGGTCTGTTACACTCCAGGCAATTGGGCCAGTTTACAATATCAAACCGGAGCACATGGAGTTTGTCAAGTATCTGGTGCAACCACCGAGAGCACCACCTACTGATCGGCCACAGTATCCCTACAGACCTGCCAGGACTCAGGCTCCTGATTACAATCTCACTTATGCACCACTTGATCCAAATGTCAAACCTCCTTATGTTCCCCCTGTCAATCCTCTTACTGAATCACCACCATCTAGATTCAAAG TACCAGTCGCTGTGAACGTATCAGCATCGGGAAGTGAATTCCCAGTAGGAAGTGAAATCAGCATCGGTTGTGCTGTCGATGGATATCCAATTCCCAGAGTTCTCTGGTTTAAGAACGATGATTTGATTCGAACTGATGGACGAGTTACaatttctg AGGCAAATAGGCTTACCATTACGAATGCTGGGTATAACGATACAGGGCGGTATCGTTGTGAAGCTGCTAACGAGTACTCCAGTGATTCCGCTGAATTAGATATTAACGTAGCAG GAATATACATTCATCCCGACTGTCGAGACAACAGTTTCTTCGCAAAATGTGACCTGATTGTAAGAGCCAAATACTGTCAACACCAGTATTACGCAATATTTTGCTGTAGATCATGCACCGAAGCTGGACAACTTCCCCCAACAGGTCCCCACTTATCCAAATTAACCAGAAGAAGAAGATCAGCAAAACGTATCTTTTAA